One region of Marivirga arenosa genomic DNA includes:
- a CDS encoding intradiol ring-cleavage dioxygenase encodes MRNLTEENLTDIVLQKINSDDPRSQEILTKLVKHLHAFIKDLEPTEEEWFKAIDFLTRTGQKCDDKRQEFILLSDVLGVSMLVDAINHRTQQDATETTVTGPFHAPAMNMEMGDNIARGKEVETGEPALFRGKILDPEGKPLKGATIDVWQSNDDGFYDIQDSSQPEMNLRGIFTTDESGEFWFKSIKPSPYPVPTDGPVGEVLRASGRHPMRPAHIHFWIEAEGYQTLITHIFVEGDEYLDSDAVFGVKESLILDFPLNESKEDMDKYGFKSSFYDVEYDFKLVKK; translated from the coding sequence ATGAGAAACTTAACTGAAGAAAACCTTACCGATATCGTATTGCAGAAGATCAATAGCGATGATCCTAGAAGTCAAGAAATCCTAACTAAATTGGTAAAGCACCTACATGCTTTTATCAAAGATTTAGAGCCTACAGAAGAAGAATGGTTTAAAGCAATAGACTTTTTAACTAGAACGGGTCAAAAATGTGATGATAAACGCCAAGAGTTTATTTTGTTATCTGATGTTTTAGGCGTGTCAATGCTAGTAGATGCTATCAATCACAGAACTCAGCAAGACGCCACTGAAACTACAGTAACAGGGCCATTTCATGCACCAGCCATGAATATGGAAATGGGAGATAATATTGCGAGAGGTAAAGAAGTAGAAACAGGTGAACCGGCTTTATTTAGAGGTAAAATTTTAGATCCAGAAGGAAAGCCATTGAAAGGGGCTACAATAGATGTTTGGCAATCTAATGATGATGGTTTTTATGATATTCAAGATAGTTCTCAACCTGAGATGAATTTAAGAGGGATTTTCACTACAGATGAATCAGGGGAATTTTGGTTTAAATCAATTAAGCCTTCTCCATACCCAGTTCCAACTGATGGTCCAGTAGGTGAAGTACTGAGAGCTTCAGGCAGACATCCAATGCGTCCTGCTCATATTCATTTCTGGATTGAAGCTGAGGGCTATCAAACTTTAATTACTCATATTTTTGTAGAAGGAGATGAATATTTAGATTCTGATGCTGTGTTTGGTGTAAAAGAGTCCTTAATTCTAGATTTTCCTTTAAATGAAAGTAAAGAGGATATGGATAAATACGGTTTTAAATCATCTTTCTACGATGTTGAATATGATTTTAAATTGGTGAAGAAATAA
- a CDS encoding IclR family transcriptional regulator domain-containing protein, with protein MESIKKSDFVQSLEKGLNVIASFDAENQSMTLTEVAKKVDLTRANARRILLTLQYLGYVQCEDGKKFSLSPKILTLGYSYLSGLPYHEIAKPFLRQLADQVNESCSMSVLDQNDIVYVARVQTNRIMTLALGIGTRLPVYATSMGRVLLSRLEDEDLLQYLHSLKIEKLTENTITDPDKLFERIKVVRNRGWAIADQELEIGVRSIACPINDKSGKTIAALNISGHASRVSKDEMQEKFLPHLKSTVVQIENAIHKL; from the coding sequence ATGGAATCTATCAAAAAATCTGATTTTGTTCAGTCTCTGGAAAAGGGATTAAACGTAATTGCATCATTTGATGCAGAGAATCAAAGCATGACCTTAACTGAAGTCGCTAAAAAAGTAGATTTAACGCGTGCTAATGCACGTAGAATTTTGTTAACCTTACAGTATTTAGGTTATGTTCAATGTGAAGACGGTAAAAAATTCAGTTTAAGTCCAAAAATTCTTACCCTTGGTTATTCTTATTTATCTGGCTTGCCATACCATGAAATTGCAAAGCCTTTTTTGAGGCAATTAGCAGATCAGGTAAATGAATCTTGTTCTATGTCGGTGCTTGACCAGAATGATATAGTATATGTGGCGAGAGTTCAAACTAATAGAATTATGACCCTAGCTTTAGGAATTGGAACCCGCTTGCCAGTTTATGCTACCTCAATGGGAAGAGTACTGTTATCAAGGCTGGAGGATGAGGATTTACTTCAATACCTTCACAGTCTAAAAATTGAAAAGTTAACAGAGAATACGATTACAGATCCTGATAAACTTTTTGAAAGAATCAAAGTAGTAAGAAATAGAGGTTGGGCAATTGCAGATCAGGAATTAGAAATTGGCGTGCGGTCGATAGCTTGTCCGATTAATGATAAAAGTGGAAAAACCATTGCCGCATTAAACATAAGTGGACATGCCAGCAGAGTAAGTAAAGACGAAATGCAGGAGAAGTTTTTACCACATTTGAAAAGTACAGTAGTTCAAATAGAAAACGCAATACATAAATTATAG
- a CDS encoding maleylacetate reductase: protein MNFTYTSYPNQVYFGKGKTDELPNILKDYSKVMAMGEERWEPHIKKVAKEIGEENLYYFPEIIQHVPQSLVDKAMIKLKGEKPDVLLAFGGGSAVGLAKALALETDIPIIAVPTTYSGSEQTNIWGISTEEGKTTGKSMKVMPKVVVYDPDLTSSLPLSLAVTSGMNAMAHLMEAIYAPNGNPVTRHHALLGVEYIKKGLEILAKEKQLTEEANTDIQFGAYLAGKCLCEVSMSLHHKMAHVLGGSFKLEHSYVHTVLQSFVLKYQWDSLSDEIKTDFRQVLGHNPAHKLQELSGNAGGPTDLKSIGFKIDDIEKAVETVLAKPYENVAPLEKSKLVDMLHHAYEGSLEG from the coding sequence ATGAATTTTACGTATACATCATATCCTAATCAAGTTTATTTTGGAAAAGGTAAAACCGATGAATTACCTAATATCTTAAAAGATTACTCCAAAGTAATGGCGATGGGAGAGGAACGTTGGGAACCTCATATTAAGAAAGTAGCAAAAGAGATTGGTGAAGAAAACCTATATTATTTTCCAGAGATCATTCAGCATGTACCCCAGTCATTAGTGGATAAGGCGATGATTAAGCTAAAGGGAGAAAAACCAGATGTACTATTGGCCTTTGGGGGAGGTTCTGCTGTTGGGCTTGCTAAAGCTTTAGCCTTAGAAACTGATATTCCTATTATTGCAGTACCTACAACTTATTCCGGTTCAGAGCAAACTAATATTTGGGGCATTAGTACAGAGGAGGGCAAAACAACCGGAAAATCTATGAAAGTTATGCCGAAAGTAGTCGTGTATGATCCTGATCTGACATCCAGTTTACCCTTGAGTTTAGCTGTCACTAGTGGTATGAATGCTATGGCTCATTTAATGGAGGCTATTTACGCTCCAAATGGAAATCCTGTAACTCGTCATCATGCATTATTAGGAGTTGAATATATAAAAAAGGGATTAGAGATATTAGCAAAAGAAAAGCAACTAACGGAAGAAGCTAATACCGATATTCAATTTGGAGCTTATCTAGCCGGTAAGTGCTTATGTGAAGTGAGTATGTCATTACACCATAAAATGGCTCATGTTTTAGGGGGTAGCTTTAAATTAGAACATTCTTATGTTCATACAGTACTTCAGTCTTTTGTACTTAAATATCAGTGGGATTCCTTATCCGATGAAATTAAAACTGATTTTAGACAAGTATTGGGTCATAACCCAGCCCATAAATTACAAGAATTGTCAGGTAATGCAGGCGGACCAACAGATTTAAAAAGTATTGGGTTTAAAATTGATGATATCGAAAAAGCAGTAGAAACTGTTTTGGCGAAACCTTACGAAAATGTAGCGCCATTAGAGAAATCAAAATTAGTTGATATGCTGCACCATGCATATGAAGGGAGTCTTGAAGGCTAA
- a CDS encoding alpha/beta hydrolase — protein MSNTLHLFENTIFEGTAVNEAKHAIIMTHGRGDDASKMQQLVKSLNLADQTAIVYPIATNNTWYPTGFMKDWEENQPWLDSALENYGTIIKYLNEQGIDTENIFLLGFSQGACLTLEYATRNAEKYAGIAILSGGLIGPQIQMNHYKGDFKGTEVLIGCSDIDHHIPESRLHESDEVLSSMGANVDKRIYPGMDHIINDDEIKKVNEMLASLK, from the coding sequence ATGTCAAATACATTACATTTATTTGAAAACACCATTTTTGAAGGTACAGCTGTAAATGAAGCAAAACATGCGATCATTATGACTCATGGCAGAGGAGATGATGCTTCCAAAATGCAGCAATTAGTAAAGAGCTTAAATTTAGCAGATCAAACTGCCATAGTTTACCCTATTGCTACTAATAACACATGGTATCCTACAGGCTTTATGAAGGATTGGGAAGAGAACCAACCATGGCTTGATTCCGCTCTTGAAAATTACGGTACTATAATCAAGTATTTAAATGAGCAAGGTATTGATACTGAAAATATTTTTCTTTTAGGTTTCTCGCAAGGTGCATGTTTAACATTGGAATATGCTACCCGAAACGCAGAAAAATATGCAGGTATAGCCATTCTTAGTGGAGGGTTAATCGGTCCACAAATTCAAATGAATCATTATAAAGGTGATTTTAAGGGTACGGAAGTTTTGATAGGATGTAGCGATATAGATCATCATATTCCGGAATCAAGACTTCACGAATCAGATGAGGTGCTAAGCTCTATGGGTGCTAATGTTGATAAAAGAATATACCCAGGAATGGATCATATCATAAATGATGATGAAATTAAGAAAGTAAATGAAATGTTGGCATCATTAAAATAA
- a CDS encoding ring-cleaving dioxygenase gives MNFKGIIKGLHHITATVNDAQEDYDFYTKLLGQRLVKETVNFDNEKVYHFYYGNEIGSPSTIFTTFPYKDQGVRDGIIGSGQVFETVFSAPANSLQYWEDRLKKHNVDVSKANLFGKKKLTFKDPSGLNLAIIEDGEDERSPVWKSDEVPTGQNIIGIHHVVLAIENVEETLKFLEVFGYESTQKEGDFTLLNSSIGGAGNSLVVMDAKGLPEGKNGLGTVHHVAHRVESIDESLKIKDYLENELNLKVTEVKDRKYFQSIYFRIPGGVLFEIATEGPGFMVDESNKELGSSLKLPDWQEERRAEIEAGLLDYER, from the coding sequence ATGAACTTTAAAGGAATAATAAAAGGATTACATCATATTACCGCTACGGTTAATGATGCTCAAGAAGATTACGATTTTTATACAAAATTATTGGGTCAAAGATTAGTGAAGGAAACTGTAAACTTTGATAATGAGAAGGTTTACCATTTTTATTATGGTAATGAAATCGGTTCACCTTCTACTATTTTTACAACTTTTCCTTATAAAGATCAGGGCGTAAGAGATGGAATTATTGGATCAGGACAAGTATTTGAAACCGTTTTTTCTGCACCTGCTAATAGTTTACAATATTGGGAAGATAGGTTAAAGAAACATAATGTAGACGTTTCAAAGGCCAATTTATTCGGAAAAAAGAAATTAACCTTTAAAGACCCATCAGGATTGAATTTAGCAATTATTGAAGATGGAGAAGATGAAAGAAGCCCCGTTTGGAAATCGGATGAAGTACCTACTGGCCAAAATATTATAGGAATTCATCATGTTGTATTAGCTATTGAGAATGTAGAGGAGACTTTAAAGTTTTTAGAAGTATTTGGATATGAATCTACCCAAAAGGAAGGTGATTTTACTTTGTTGAATTCTTCAATTGGAGGTGCCGGTAATTCTTTGGTTGTTATGGATGCTAAAGGCTTACCAGAAGGTAAAAATGGTTTAGGAACTGTGCATCATGTGGCTCATAGAGTAGAGAGTATTGATGAATCGCTCAAAATCAAAGATTATCTTGAAAATGAACTTAACTTAAAAGTTACTGAAGTAAAAGACAGAAAATATTTCCAATCTATTTATTTCAGAATACCAGGAGGAGTATTATTCGAAATTGCTACCGAAGGACCTGGTTTTATGGTGGATGAATCGAATAAGGAATTAGGAAGCTCACTAAAATTACCAGACTGGCAGGAGGAAAGAAGAGCAGAGATTGAAGCAGGTTTACTGGATTATGAAAGATAA
- a CDS encoding nuclear transport factor 2 family protein has product MKDNIARLAAIKNNAIAFYEMAFTGKPAKAVELYVGDQYIQHNPLVENGTDGFIRYFEKMQVKFPNKQIDFARAVAEDDLVALHTHQVWAGDGEYITMDFFRFDEKEKIVEHWDSIQKIPSESANPNTMY; this is encoded by the coding sequence ATGAAAGATAATATAGCAAGACTTGCAGCTATTAAGAACAATGCCATTGCATTTTATGAAATGGCATTTACAGGAAAACCAGCAAAAGCTGTAGAATTATACGTGGGGGATCAATATATTCAACATAATCCTTTGGTAGAAAATGGTACTGATGGGTTTATTAGATATTTTGAAAAAATGCAAGTGAAGTTTCCTAATAAACAAATTGATTTTGCTAGAGCCGTAGCGGAAGATGATTTGGTGGCACTTCACACCCATCAAGTTTGGGCTGGAGATGGAGAATATATTACTATGGACTTTTTCAGATTTGATGAAAAAGAGAAAATAGTTGAACACTGGGATAGTATTCAAAAGATACCATCAGAGTCAGCCAATCCTAATACCATGTATTGA
- a CDS encoding DMT family transporter: MQKSNLILMMLVFLAGAILPIQAGFNIQIGKAVQQPVFAAFASFLIGTTALFLYLLAVRFNFSSISATQTVSPLFWTAGILGAFYVASVIIIAPRLGTALTFSLIVGGQMIISLILDHFGLLGFSIKEINWQRILGVIFLVLGVLLIRKY, translated from the coding sequence ATGCAAAAATCAAATTTAATATTAATGATGTTGGTGTTTTTAGCGGGCGCTATTTTACCTATACAGGCTGGTTTTAATATACAAATAGGTAAAGCAGTACAACAGCCTGTTTTTGCAGCATTTGCTTCCTTTTTAATAGGGACAACAGCTTTATTTTTATATTTATTAGCCGTTCGTTTTAATTTCTCGAGCATTAGTGCTACTCAAACCGTTTCTCCATTATTTTGGACAGCAGGGATTTTAGGAGCTTTCTATGTGGCTTCCGTAATTATTATTGCACCACGCCTAGGGACAGCCCTAACATTCTCATTAATAGTTGGAGGTCAAATGATTATATCATTAATTTTAGACCACTTTGGCTTATTAGGTTTTTCAATAAAAGAAATTAATTGGCAAAGAATACTTGGCGTTATATTCCTGGTTTTAGGCGTTTTATTAATTAGAAAGTATTAA
- a CDS encoding M1 family metallopeptidase: MNIKNILLTILIYSTIYFTTSAQKVFTKADSLKGGLTEERLWWDLNYYHLSTKVHPDQKKIKGSNLIRYRVLKSHDVMQIDLQAPMQIDSVVQNGKKLAYQSTGAAHFIELHDPQPKDSYQDLVVYFSGKPRKAKNAPWDGGFSWKKDKNNQHFIATSNQGIGASIWWPCKEHPYDEPDSMLISVNVPKPLIDVSNGRLREVEDLGNSRTYHWFVNNPINNYGVNLNIGDYVNFEEEYNGEKGVLDCSYWVLSYNLAKAKKQFKEVPRMLEAFEYWFGPYPFYEDSYKLVEAPYLGMEHQSSVTYGNEFKNGYRGRDLSQTGWGLKFDFIIIHESGHEWFANNITHNDVADMWIHEGFTHYSENLFLDYHFDSLAANAYVQGVRSSISNDRPIIGQYGVSHEGSGDMYYKGANMLHTIRQLFDDDKKWRNTLRGLNEVFYHQTVSTQQIEDYIEKAYGDTLSFVFDQYLRTTLIPTFTYRILDNKLLYKWENTVEDFKMPLRIFINGEEEWLVPNSKSYETLENLPENTDIMVDPNFYISTFNLTE, translated from the coding sequence ATGAACATCAAAAACATACTACTTACCATACTGATTTATTCTACAATTTATTTTACAACATCAGCCCAAAAAGTATTCACAAAAGCAGATAGCTTAAAGGGAGGTTTAACTGAAGAAAGACTATGGTGGGATTTAAATTATTATCATTTAAGCACAAAAGTACATCCTGATCAAAAAAAAATAAAAGGGTCAAATTTAATTCGATACAGAGTTCTAAAATCTCATGACGTGATGCAAATTGATTTACAAGCTCCAATGCAGATAGACAGCGTGGTTCAAAATGGGAAAAAACTAGCTTATCAATCAACAGGAGCAGCTCATTTTATTGAATTACATGACCCACAACCAAAAGATAGCTATCAAGATTTAGTTGTATATTTTTCAGGTAAACCAAGGAAAGCAAAAAATGCACCTTGGGATGGCGGATTTTCCTGGAAAAAGGATAAAAATAATCAACATTTTATTGCTACCTCAAATCAAGGAATAGGTGCTAGTATTTGGTGGCCATGCAAAGAGCATCCCTATGATGAACCCGATAGCATGCTGATTAGTGTAAATGTTCCAAAACCTTTAATAGATGTTTCAAATGGTCGTCTGAGAGAAGTTGAAGATTTAGGTAATAGTAGAACTTACCATTGGTTTGTGAATAATCCTATCAATAACTATGGGGTAAATTTAAATATTGGTGATTATGTAAATTTTGAAGAAGAGTACAATGGCGAAAAAGGTGTTTTGGACTGCAGCTACTGGGTATTAAGCTATAATCTGGCAAAAGCCAAAAAGCAGTTTAAAGAGGTGCCTCGAATGCTTGAGGCCTTTGAATATTGGTTCGGGCCTTATCCCTTTTATGAAGATAGCTACAAACTAGTTGAAGCTCCTTATTTAGGAATGGAGCATCAGAGTTCAGTAACCTATGGGAATGAATTTAAAAATGGCTACAGAGGAAGAGATTTAAGCCAAACGGGCTGGGGATTAAAATTTGATTTTATTATCATTCATGAATCGGGACATGAGTGGTTTGCTAATAACATAACCCATAATGATGTAGCGGATATGTGGATTCATGAAGGGTTTACCCATTATTCAGAAAATTTATTTTTAGACTATCATTTCGATTCATTAGCTGCCAATGCTTATGTGCAAGGGGTAAGATCTTCCATATCTAATGATAGACCCATAATAGGGCAATATGGTGTGTCTCATGAAGGTTCTGGAGATATGTATTATAAAGGAGCCAATATGCTTCATACCATCCGCCAATTGTTTGATGACGATAAGAAATGGCGTAATACATTAAGAGGTTTAAATGAGGTATTCTACCATCAAACGGTAAGCACACAGCAAATTGAAGACTATATCGAAAAGGCTTATGGCGATACTTTGAGCTTTGTATTTGACCAATATTTAAGAACTACACTAATTCCTACTTTTACCTACAGAATACTGGACAACAAGCTCCTTTATAAATGGGAAAATACAGTTGAAGATTTTAAAATGCCTCTTCGCATTTTTATCAATGGAGAAGAAGAATGGCTGGTTCCTAATTCCAAAAGCTATGAAACATTAGAAAATCTCCCTGAAAACACAGATATTATGGTTGATCCAAATTTCTACATTTCAACTTTTAATCTAACGGAATAG
- a CDS encoding tetratricopeptide repeat protein, whose amino-acid sequence MKNSIFVILLIFGFSAIISTQSYAQSSWEDSFSALQQAQNENKLELANSLLEKALQQAKKTYGEVHQAYVLTLHLGVKLSFQTQDYEYGLELARRELELMNEVTFDQQTQFYIQLLNFLAQLNIQLGNTDEAIQFSKDYMELLNKEDPSSLNQALATYDYASLLYQNQDDKALEYFQKALPELVQFTAQAGTQYLNALYYVASLLQEKGQLDQAANYYDKVIGITQDNNLQNSDLWKISAYQRALIYQESSQNDRAISFYDILITQLEKDGETEKDLYVSAKNNLGVLYQKTGQTKKGESLLALSGDDLQSQLNSAAIAYNNGDYETALNLYTIANDSLEIQTIEDSLQSVKILAQKALVFKSMGQLDSALNLLLALEADILKNIAGRQEEKALAYKNTGDLYLELADFDSAELYLNKALAQFEGNDKFKTEIQIQTRNSLGVLEQNRTNIEKAASYFTQNLKQIEETLGKQTVEYANTLNNLGSLRLEDSEYDLAASYFEDAGKIFRSIFEEEHENIARTYENLGAVAQSRSLYRVADSLYQLAEKTYTASLGSEHPALLNVNSKLALVKLAEADYPKAERYFRQSLDLSKLIFGEQSAAYADALSGMGLYYQSTGNLREAKNNLQKAIEIYIKKLGKLHPSYVTSIENLSSIYQSEGNVKEALPLLNEALEMDSIIYGVNHPKYATTLHNLASLYLSNEDFNKAEDFYEKSLVIDEKVYGKENPVYASTQYNLAVLYQKQDQFDKADSLFARVTDLRKEVLGDNHPDYIFTLYGWGILKQVENDIDSAYNLFSTAVDSYLFLFKEYFPSMSESEKSAFYHKVNPVFEAYKDFALENYTKIPKLKEDLFDLQLSTKAMLLNASAKMRNKILNSGDEELISLFKQWQSKKEKAIQYYSYTKDELDEQNIDLDELEVSINNMEKELSLKSNLFNAGFGSDSINWQKLKASLAPNTGVVELVRVKKSLRNDSIIYAGLILTSDMTEPEIAILQEGRRIEQKYFNAYQNLIKFKLMDKISYENLWEWVDEKIPENLDKLFISPDGIYNKININTLYSENLDQYLLEKENIRIITSSRDLIKQNEIPIPKTDLAIDSAGVNSDSVMIADDLDLRSNRPSLVLIGSPDFSLGRSEDEMNLTAERVGLMRNFSGGIPRLPGTKKEINAIDSMTRSSNWQVRKYLEKDANEILIDSISAPNILHIATHGFFKTYDADKKISGVENQGKEENPLLRSGILLSGASIGLAGGLPYENSFEDGLLTAYETMNLNLDDTELVVLSACETGLGDVKNGEGVYGLQRAFLVAGADNLIMSLWTVNDYTTQLLMTEFYKHWTEGDDKFSAFRKAQMKIKEQFPQPYYWAAFTIIGE is encoded by the coding sequence ATGAAAAACTCCATTTTTGTAATTCTATTAATCTTTGGCTTTTCTGCTATTATCTCAACGCAAAGCTATGCCCAAAGCTCATGGGAAGATTCATTTTCTGCACTACAGCAAGCTCAAAATGAGAATAAGCTTGAATTGGCTAATTCTTTATTAGAAAAGGCACTCCAACAAGCTAAAAAAACCTATGGTGAGGTACACCAAGCCTATGTGCTCACATTACACTTAGGGGTGAAATTGTCTTTTCAAACTCAGGATTATGAATATGGATTAGAGTTGGCTAGAAGAGAATTAGAGTTGATGAATGAAGTTACCTTTGATCAACAAACACAATTTTATATTCAGCTTCTTAATTTTTTAGCTCAACTTAATATTCAACTCGGAAATACTGACGAAGCAATTCAATTCTCAAAGGATTATATGGAATTGCTAAATAAGGAAGATCCGAGTTCTCTTAATCAAGCTTTAGCAACTTATGATTATGCTTCACTACTATATCAAAATCAAGATGATAAAGCATTAGAGTATTTTCAAAAAGCCTTACCTGAACTTGTTCAATTTACAGCTCAAGCCGGAACGCAATATTTGAATGCCCTTTATTATGTTGCTTCATTATTACAAGAAAAGGGTCAGTTAGATCAAGCCGCTAATTACTATGATAAGGTAATCGGGATCACTCAGGATAATAACTTGCAAAACTCTGATCTCTGGAAAATCTCAGCCTACCAAAGAGCTTTAATTTATCAAGAAAGTAGTCAGAATGATAGAGCAATATCATTTTATGATATATTGATTACCCAATTAGAAAAGGATGGAGAAACTGAAAAAGATTTATATGTCAGTGCAAAGAATAATCTAGGAGTTTTATATCAAAAAACTGGACAAACTAAAAAAGGAGAATCCTTACTGGCTTTAAGTGGTGATGATTTACAGAGTCAATTAAATAGTGCCGCTATTGCTTATAATAATGGTGATTATGAAACTGCATTAAACCTTTATACCATTGCTAATGACTCACTGGAGATACAGACAATAGAGGACAGTCTTCAATCCGTAAAAATATTAGCTCAAAAAGCCTTGGTATTTAAATCTATGGGTCAATTAGATTCTGCTTTAAATTTACTGCTAGCTTTAGAGGCTGACATACTTAAAAATATAGCTGGAAGGCAGGAGGAGAAAGCGCTAGCTTATAAAAATACTGGAGATCTTTATCTTGAATTAGCTGATTTTGATTCAGCTGAATTATATCTGAATAAGGCTCTTGCTCAATTTGAAGGCAATGATAAATTCAAAACAGAAATCCAGATACAAACTAGAAATAGCTTAGGGGTTTTAGAGCAGAATAGAACCAATATTGAAAAAGCTGCTTCGTACTTTACTCAAAATTTGAAGCAAATTGAAGAAACCCTGGGTAAGCAAACGGTAGAATATGCCAATACCTTAAATAACTTAGGTTCTTTAAGATTGGAAGATAGTGAATACGATTTAGCAGCTTCATATTTTGAAGATGCTGGAAAGATCTTCAGGTCTATTTTTGAGGAGGAACATGAAAACATAGCGAGAACCTACGAAAATTTAGGAGCTGTTGCTCAAAGTAGATCTCTATACAGAGTAGCAGATTCTTTATATCAATTAGCTGAAAAAACTTATACAGCAAGTTTGGGAAGTGAGCATCCCGCATTATTGAATGTGAATTCAAAATTAGCTTTAGTGAAATTGGCTGAAGCTGATTATCCAAAAGCAGAGCGCTACTTTAGGCAGTCCTTAGATTTATCAAAGCTAATTTTTGGAGAGCAAAGTGCTGCTTATGCTGATGCCTTATCGGGTATGGGTTTATATTATCAAAGCACAGGGAATTTAAGGGAGGCAAAAAATAATCTTCAAAAGGCCATCGAAATTTATATCAAAAAACTTGGTAAGCTTCATCCATCTTATGTTACCTCTATAGAAAATCTATCTTCTATTTATCAAAGTGAGGGTAATGTTAAAGAAGCCCTTCCCTTGCTGAATGAGGCTCTAGAGATGGATTCGATAATCTACGGAGTCAACCATCCTAAATATGCTACTACCTTACACAATTTAGCCTCCTTATATTTGAGCAATGAAGATTTTAATAAGGCAGAAGACTTCTATGAAAAATCATTAGTAATTGATGAAAAAGTATATGGTAAAGAAAATCCTGTTTATGCTAGTACTCAATATAATCTTGCTGTTTTATACCAAAAGCAGGATCAATTTGATAAAGCAGATTCTTTATTTGCTAGAGTTACAGATTTAAGAAAAGAAGTATTAGGAGATAATCATCCAGACTATATCTTTACCCTATATGGTTGGGGTATTTTAAAGCAAGTAGAAAATGATATAGACTCAGCCTATAATTTATTTTCAACTGCTGTTGATAGCTACTTATTTCTTTTCAAAGAATATTTTCCTTCCATGAGTGAAAGTGAAAAATCTGCCTTTTACCATAAGGTAAATCCAGTTTTTGAAGCATATAAAGATTTTGCACTTGAAAACTACACTAAAATCCCTAAGCTGAAAGAAGATTTATTTGACCTGCAATTGTCTACCAAAGCAATGTTATTGAATGCTTCGGCTAAGATGAGAAATAAGATCTTAAATAGTGGAGATGAGGAGCTGATTTCATTATTCAAACAATGGCAATCTAAGAAAGAAAAAGCAATCCAATATTACTCTTACACAAAAGATGAATTAGATGAACAAAATATTGATTTAGATGAATTGGAGGTTTCCATTAATAATATGGAAAAAGAATTGAGTTTGAAGTCTAATTTATTCAATGCAGGTTTTGGATCGGATAGTATAAACTGGCAAAAATTGAAAGCGAGCTTAGCACCAAATACTGGTGTGGTCGAGCTCGTAAGAGTTAAGAAGAGTTTAAGAAATGATTCCATTATATATGCAGGTTTGATTTTGACTTCCGATATGACGGAACCTGAAATTGCAATTCTACAGGAGGGCAGAAGAATTGAACAAAAATATTTTAATGCCTATCAGAATTTGATCAAGTTTAAATTGATGGATAAAATATCCTATGAAAATCTTTGGGAATGGGTAGACGAAAAAATTCCTGAGAATTTAGATAAGTTATTTATCAGTCCTGATGGAATTTATAATAAGATTAATATCAATACACTTTACAGCGAGAACTTAGATCAATATCTTCTTGAAAAAGAGAATATCAGAATTATTACAAGTTCTCGAGATTTGATAAAGCAAAATGAAATCCCAATACCTAAAACTGATCTAGCAATTGATTCTGCTGGTGTAAATTCAGATTCAGTGATGATTGCTGATGATTTAGATTTAAGAAGTAATAGACCAAGTTTAGTGCTAATTGGATCACCTGATTTTTCTTTGGGAAGATCAGAAGACGAGATGAATTTAACAGCCGAAAGGGTAGGTTTAATGAGAAATTTCAGTGGTGGTATTCCAAGACTCCCAGGTACCAAAAAAGAAATTAATGCCATTGATTCTATGACAAGGTCAAGCAATTGGCAAGTGAGGAAATATTTAGAAAAAGATGCAAATGAAATTTTGATAGATAGCATCTCAGCTCCTAATATATTGCATATTGCTACCCATGGCTTCTTCAAGACTTATGATGCTGATAAAAAGATATCAGGAGTAGAAAATCAAGGCAAAGAAGAAAATCCATTATTAAGATCTGGTATATTGCTTTCAGGTGCTTCAATCGGTCTTGCTGGGGGCTTACCTTATGAAAATAGTTTTGAAGACGGACTTCTTACCGCTTATGAAACTATGAATCTTAACCTTGATGATACCGAATTAGTAGTGTTATCTGCTTGTGAAACAGGTTTAGGAGATGTAAAAAATGGAGAAGGAGTTTATGGACTTCAACGTGCATTTTTGGTAGCAGGAGCAGACAATCTAATCATGAGTTTATGGACTGTCAATGATTATACCACTCAACTTTTAATGACTGAATTTTACAAACATTGGACAGAAGGGGATGATAAATTTTCAGCCTTCAGGAAAGCACAAATGAAAATTAAGGAACAATTTCCACAACCCTATTATTGGGCAGCATTTACTATAATTGGAGAATAA